A section of the Mesobacillus jeotgali genome encodes:
- a CDS encoding c-type cytochrome: MKHSLAIIIGFLITGSLFVGWKISQDLGPAETATAPQQSKGDSSNVIEFNPPSMENVPEGPLGESIKYGYDLMMETNKVADEYVGNNLSCASCHANGGTVKEEAPMIGLTAVYPEYRPREGEVYTLEDRINGCMIRSMNGKMIPEDSKEMRAMIAYLHYMSEGVPAGSEIPWRAQKEPKQFPVPSIEDGEKVYAQSCASCHAGDGGGTGSNTGPAVWGENSFNDGAGMSRLTKMAGYVQKNMPKGQGGTLTDQQAIDVAAYILSHDRPEFEGHEGDWPKGGKPADIMNKEKREQIKNGSIDWEEIVSIKE, from the coding sequence TTGAAGCACAGTCTTGCAATTATTATTGGATTTTTAATCACTGGATCATTATTTGTCGGCTGGAAAATAAGCCAGGATTTAGGGCCAGCTGAAACAGCTACAGCACCTCAGCAGTCCAAGGGTGACAGCAGCAATGTCATTGAATTCAATCCGCCCAGCATGGAAAATGTACCGGAAGGACCGTTGGGAGAAAGCATTAAATATGGGTATGACTTAATGATGGAAACCAATAAGGTTGCCGATGAGTACGTAGGAAATAATTTGTCCTGTGCAAGCTGTCATGCGAACGGAGGAACAGTCAAGGAAGAAGCCCCTATGATTGGGCTGACTGCAGTTTATCCGGAATACAGGCCGCGTGAAGGTGAAGTGTACACTCTCGAAGACCGAATTAACGGGTGTATGATTCGCAGCATGAATGGCAAGATGATACCGGAAGACAGTAAGGAAATGAGAGCTATGATCGCATATTTACACTATATGTCTGAAGGCGTCCCTGCGGGGTCTGAAATTCCATGGAGAGCTCAAAAAGAGCCAAAGCAATTCCCTGTCCCAAGTATTGAGGATGGTGAGAAGGTTTATGCCCAATCTTGTGCAAGCTGCCATGCAGGAGATGGTGGGGGAACCGGCAGCAACACGGGACCTGCTGTCTGGGGTGAGAATTCTTTTAATGATGGAGCTGGAATGTCACGATTGACTAAAATGGCGGGATATGTTCAAAAAAATATGCCAAAAGGACAGGGAGGAACATTGACTGACCAGCAGGCAATCGATGTAGCAGCATATATTCTTTCGCACGACAGACCAGAATTCGAAGGGCATGAAGGAGACTGGCCAAAAGGGGGCAAACCTGCAGATATCATGAATAAAGAAAAACGTGAACAAATTAAAAATGGAAGCATTGATTGGGAAGAAATAGTTTCGATAAAGGAGTAA
- a CDS encoding class I SAM-dependent methyltransferase, whose product MAKLFAFFYDMLMSPLEKRWIARVRKKIITDLEGEILEIGTGTGANFPYYSKEKVDRLVSVEPNPFMIDQARDRALENGLKVEFHKGMAETLPFKNGEFDTVIATLVLCSVEDPHKVFKEIKRVCKQGGRIVLFEHVRTESRSLASLQDFLTPAWKHLCDGCHLNRNTGRYMRESGIEITREMKYFKGIFVELEGINR is encoded by the coding sequence GTGGCAAAATTATTCGCTTTTTTTTATGACATGTTAATGAGTCCACTTGAAAAAAGATGGATTGCCCGTGTGAGGAAAAAGATCATCACTGATCTTGAGGGGGAAATACTTGAAATTGGTACAGGTACCGGAGCCAATTTTCCTTACTATTCAAAAGAAAAAGTGGACAGGCTTGTATCTGTGGAACCAAATCCATTCATGATTGATCAAGCAAGAGACAGAGCTCTAGAAAATGGGCTAAAAGTGGAATTCCATAAGGGAATGGCCGAGACACTTCCGTTTAAGAATGGAGAGTTTGATACTGTTATAGCGACGCTGGTTTTATGTTCTGTAGAGGATCCACACAAAGTATTCAAAGAAATAAAAAGGGTCTGTAAACAGGGAGGAAGGATTGTCCTGTTTGAACATGTAAGGACTGAATCCCGCTCCCTGGCTTCCCTGCAGGATTTTCTAACCCCTGCATGGAAACACCTTTGCGATGGTTGTCATTTAAATCGTAATACTGGACGATATATGAGAGAGTCGGGAATAGAGATAACAAGGGAAATGAAATATTTTAAAGGGATTTTCGTGGAATTAGAAGGAATAAATCGATAA
- a CDS encoding zinc-dependent alcohol dehydrogenase: protein MKAVTYQGSKDVQVKNVEAPKIEHEKDMIVKITSTAICGSDLHLYQGNMPLRPGYIIGHEPMGIVEEVGPAVQSVKKGDRVVIPFNVSCGECFFCQNQMESQCDNTNEYKDTGAYFGYTEQYGNHPGGQAEYLRVPFADFTSFVVPESCELEDESLLFLSDVIPTAWWSVEHAGVKKGDTVIVLGSGPVGLMTQKFAWMKGAKRVIAVDHLDYRLMHARKTNNVEIFDFTQQDDPGKFLQDLTNGGADVVIDCVGMDGKKSVVEKVEQKLKLQGGTLSALEIAHTAVRKFGTVQVTGVYGLRYNMFPLGRFFERNITMKMGQAPVIHYMPKLYDMVVNGEFDPTDIITHKIPLDDAAKGYDIFNDRKDDCIKVVLKP, encoded by the coding sequence TTGAAAGCAGTTACGTACCAGGGATCTAAAGACGTACAAGTTAAAAATGTAGAAGCGCCGAAAATTGAGCATGAAAAAGATATGATTGTCAAAATTACTTCAACGGCCATTTGCGGATCGGACCTCCATCTATACCAGGGGAATATGCCGTTGCGTCCAGGCTATATCATTGGCCATGAGCCAATGGGAATAGTTGAAGAAGTAGGCCCGGCTGTCCAAAGTGTGAAAAAGGGAGACAGAGTCGTTATTCCTTTCAACGTTTCTTGTGGAGAGTGTTTTTTCTGTCAAAACCAGATGGAAAGTCAATGTGATAACACAAACGAATACAAGGATACCGGAGCATATTTTGGTTACACCGAACAGTATGGAAACCATCCAGGAGGACAGGCAGAGTATTTAAGGGTACCTTTTGCAGATTTCACTTCGTTCGTCGTACCTGAATCATGCGAGCTTGAAGATGAATCGTTATTGTTTCTATCAGATGTCATTCCAACAGCCTGGTGGAGCGTAGAGCATGCCGGTGTAAAAAAAGGGGATACAGTTATTGTCCTTGGAAGCGGACCAGTTGGATTGATGACTCAGAAATTTGCCTGGATGAAAGGGGCAAAAAGGGTCATTGCTGTTGACCACCTTGACTACAGGCTCATGCATGCCAGGAAAACCAATAATGTGGAAATTTTTGATTTTACACAGCAAGATGACCCTGGGAAATTCCTTCAGGACTTGACAAATGGCGGGGCTGATGTGGTCATAGATTGTGTTGGAATGGACGGAAAGAAATCGGTAGTGGAAAAAGTGGAACAAAAATTGAAGCTTCAGGGCGGAACTCTTTCTGCACTGGAAATTGCCCATACCGCTGTACGTAAATTTGGTACGGTTCAAGTAACGGGAGTATATGGACTGCGATATAATATGTTCCCGCTTGGACGTTTTTTTGAACGAAATATCACAATGAAAATGGGGCAGGCCCCGGTAATTCATTACATGCCAAAACTATATGATATGGTAGTTAATGGCGAATTCGACCCTACTGATATCATAACTCACAAAATACCTCTTGATGATGCAGCTAAAGGGTATGATATTTTTAACGACAGAAAAGACGATTGCATAAAAGTTGTTCTAAAACCCTGA
- a CDS encoding sigma-G-dependent sporulation-specific acid-soluble spore protein CsgA gives MEKTQAYLREIVSNYTETYPLSRKIYQRLEKGNYPSEGDFVRDLTMEEIEFLNKILPEAIEYANNESDEKRAQQLNEVYELL, from the coding sequence ATGGAAAAAACACAAGCCTATCTTCGCGAAATAGTATCTAATTATACTGAGACATATCCGCTCAGCAGAAAAATCTATCAAAGGTTAGAAAAAGGGAACTACCCTTCGGAAGGTGATTTTGTCAGGGACCTGACTATGGAAGAGATAGAATTTTTAAATAAAATCCTTCCTGAAGCAATTGAATATGCTAATAATGAATCAGATGAAAAACGCGCACAACAGCTGAACGAAGTTTATGAGTTGCTTTGA
- a CDS encoding YihY/virulence factor BrkB family protein, producing the protein MKEKVIFYGKSLFEELKKDRATGLAAQQAYYYMLALFPMLILLIAIVPYLNIDPQKAINVVNQLLPKESAQLLRDNVVKLVSERNGGLLTFGIIGTIWSASNGMNAFMKAMNIALDVKETRSFVKARLVSILLTIGLILSVVVALLLPVFGNVILDTVQTIISIPEPFDIIFNILRWVIGIVVMVAVLTGLYRIAPNKHYPFKHVLPGAVFATIVWQLISLGFSFYVSNFGNYSATYGSLGGVIVLMLWLFLTGLALVLGGEINAIYHRDKTGEEPIDEDTASAKG; encoded by the coding sequence GTGAAAGAAAAAGTGATATTCTATGGAAAAAGTTTGTTTGAAGAGCTGAAAAAAGACAGGGCAACCGGACTTGCTGCCCAGCAGGCATATTATTATATGCTGGCATTGTTTCCGATGCTGATTCTGTTGATTGCCATTGTCCCTTACCTGAATATAGATCCACAAAAAGCAATCAATGTTGTCAATCAATTATTGCCAAAAGAATCTGCGCAACTTTTAAGGGACAATGTTGTCAAACTTGTCAGTGAGCGGAATGGCGGCCTTCTTACTTTCGGTATCATCGGGACGATTTGGTCCGCATCAAACGGAATGAATGCCTTCATGAAAGCGATGAATATTGCCCTTGATGTAAAGGAAACAAGATCCTTCGTCAAAGCAAGATTAGTATCGATTTTACTGACTATCGGCTTGATTCTATCGGTAGTAGTAGCTCTATTGCTTCCTGTATTTGGTAATGTCATCCTCGATACAGTTCAGACAATTATTTCTATTCCTGAACCTTTTGATATCATTTTCAACATTCTTAGATGGGTCATCGGAATCGTTGTTATGGTGGCAGTTTTGACAGGTTTGTATCGAATCGCTCCAAACAAACATTATCCATTTAAACATGTCCTGCCAGGAGCAGTTTTCGCCACTATTGTCTGGCAGTTGATTTCACTGGGGTTTTCATTTTATGTAAGCAATTTCGGCAATTACTCGGCCACTTACGGAAGTTTAGGCGGAGTTATTGTCTTAATGCTATGGTTGTTCCTGACAGGCCTGGCACTTGTGCTTGGAGGAGAAATCAATGCGATCTATCATAGAGATAAGACGGGCGAGGAGCCAATTGATGAAGATACCGCTTCAGCAAAAGGATAG
- a CDS encoding TraR/DksA C4-type zinc finger protein encodes MLTSGQLRELQADLINNQKELEAHLDANDHFDLRSGHAHESTGELSSYDNHPGDEGTELYEREKDIALNGHFEYQIKNIDLALQAIEKGSYGKCGVCGKDIPYDRLKAVPETRFCVEHTPDRTVSHNRPIEEGVLMPPFGKFDLDNKDENVAFDAEDSWQEVSSWGTSESPSDFMKPQDHYNDTYIESEENIGYVEDFENFVGNDITGKEITVYPNKQHDKYEEELDREGIMTSFGDLPAYEHDPYVEEDK; translated from the coding sequence ATGCTTACAAGCGGGCAATTAAGGGAACTTCAGGCAGATCTGATTAATAACCAAAAAGAACTCGAAGCTCATCTCGATGCGAATGACCATTTTGATTTAAGAAGCGGGCATGCTCATGAATCAACGGGAGAGCTATCAAGTTATGATAACCATCCCGGTGATGAGGGAACCGAGTTATATGAACGCGAAAAAGACATTGCACTAAACGGACATTTTGAATACCAAATTAAAAATATCGATCTGGCATTACAGGCTATCGAGAAAGGAAGCTATGGTAAATGCGGAGTCTGTGGAAAGGACATTCCCTATGATCGTCTAAAAGCAGTGCCTGAAACAAGGTTCTGTGTCGAGCATACCCCAGACAGGACAGTTTCGCATAACAGGCCAATCGAAGAAGGTGTACTTATGCCCCCATTCGGGAAATTCGATCTGGATAACAAAGATGAAAACGTCGCATTTGATGCAGAGGATTCGTGGCAGGAAGTATCAAGCTGGGGAACTTCAGAAAGTCCTTCTGATTTCATGAAGCCGCAAGACCATTATAATGATACTTATATTGAATCAGAAGAAAACATTGGTTATGTAGAGGATTTTGAAAACTTTGTCGGTAACGATATCACCGGCAAAGAGATAACCGTATACCCGAATAAACAGCATGATAAATATGAGGAAGAGTTGGATAGGGAGGGAATCATGACCTCTTTTGGTGACCTGCCAGCATACGAACATGATCCTTATGTAGAAGAGGACAAATAA
- a CDS encoding 3D domain-containing protein, producing MKKSLLSLVAAAAISGAAGTQAQAEEIVVHKGDTLWGISKEYGVSVDSLKKWNKLSSDVIHPNDLLEVSPIKYVNVRKGDTLWKISKAYNVSVNDLKEWNKLSSDLIRPGMKLAVYTDMPVEMNVEKTSAAKPAATPVATPVSAPAAKTTTAAKPAAAANQITVEATAYTADCAGCSGITKTGVNLKANPDAKVIAVDPSVIPLGSKVHVEGYGYATAEDIGGAIKGNRIDVFIPTQSGATEWGRKQVKVTILD from the coding sequence ATGAAAAAGTCATTATTATCTTTGGTTGCAGCTGCGGCAATTTCTGGAGCTGCCGGAACTCAAGCACAGGCAGAGGAAATCGTCGTACATAAAGGAGATACACTATGGGGTATATCAAAAGAATACGGCGTATCAGTAGATTCACTAAAAAAATGGAATAAACTTTCAAGTGATGTTATTCACCCAAATGATTTATTAGAAGTATCTCCTATTAAGTATGTTAATGTTAGAAAAGGAGATACTCTCTGGAAGATTTCAAAAGCTTATAACGTGTCAGTGAATGATCTTAAAGAGTGGAATAAATTATCTTCGGACCTGATCCGTCCTGGAATGAAACTGGCTGTTTATACTGATATGCCTGTTGAAATGAATGTCGAAAAAACTTCTGCAGCCAAGCCGGCAGCTACACCGGTTGCTACACCAGTTTCCGCACCGGCGGCAAAAACAACCACTGCAGCAAAGCCTGCAGCTGCGGCGAACCAAATAACTGTTGAAGCGACAGCATACACTGCGGATTGTGCGGGATGCTCCGGCATCACTAAGACAGGAGTCAACCTGAAGGCCAATCCTGATGCGAAAGTTATTGCTGTTGATCCATCTGTGATTCCGCTAGGTTCAAAAGTTCATGTCGAAGGCTATGGCTATGCAACTGCTGAGGATATCGGCGGAGCTATCAAAGGGAATCGTATAGATGTGTTTATCCCTACCCAAAGTGGTGCAACTGAATGGGGCAGGAAGCAAGTAAAAGTAACAATTTTGGATTAA
- the fdhF gene encoding formate dehydrogenase subunit alpha — protein sequence MKVGIVLKETGGNAMSLISQIRTVCGYCGTGCGLIVEVEDNKIVKIRGDKEAPVNKGQTCVKGAFAYQYVHAPKRLKTPMIRKAGELVKATWDEAYDYIASRLSDIKMEFGPEAISLFACARTTNESNYVTQKFMRAVVGSNNIDGCNRTUHAPSVAGLATVFGSGFPTNTLDDIDEAEVLLLMGSNTTEAHPIIGNRIKKAAKNGLKVVVIDPRRIDMVKSAHKHLQINVGTDIALINAMIRVIITEKLYDDGFIGRNTADFEALLTKVERYTPEYSAKITGLTAEDIIEVARLYAASNRSMIAYTLGITEHHCGVNNVFDIANLALLTGHIGKQGSGIMPLRGQNNVQGAGDMGCLPNQLAGAVSLLDEKYRLRFENAWNRQISRKVGDTQTRTLDKIVTGEIKALYCIGENPLVADVHMNHTRSLLENLDLLIVQDIFMTETAEMADVVLPAKSWGEVDGTYTNTDRRIQRVRTAVGAQPGVKEDWEILCELSSRMGYEMKYSSSEEIWNEVRELAWEMYGGISYERLEKEYGIHYPCPDENHPGTKILHERFHVDKENKQPSSFVPVEFTPPLELPDEKYPFTLTTGRRYESYNTHTQTRHYAPGVKIKQMEETLDIHPEDASRMNINDGELVRVSSRRGTLDVKVKITEQVVPGLVFMSFHWSEVPTNVLTLNEYDPISGTAEFKACAVKIEKIA from the coding sequence ATGAAAGTAGGGATTGTATTAAAAGAAACCGGAGGGAATGCTATGTCATTGATTAGCCAGATTAGAACTGTATGTGGTTATTGTGGTACAGGCTGCGGTTTGATTGTAGAAGTGGAAGATAACAAGATAGTAAAAATCAGGGGAGATAAAGAAGCGCCCGTGAATAAAGGGCAGACATGCGTGAAAGGGGCATTTGCTTATCAATATGTCCACGCACCAAAAAGATTGAAGACGCCTATGATCAGAAAAGCTGGAGAACTTGTCAAAGCAACATGGGATGAAGCTTACGATTATATCGCAAGCCGATTATCAGATATAAAAATGGAGTTTGGGCCAGAAGCAATTTCTTTGTTTGCTTGCGCAAGAACTACTAATGAATCCAATTATGTTACACAAAAGTTTATGAGAGCTGTCGTTGGGAGCAATAATATTGATGGTTGCAATCGAACCTGACACGCTCCTAGTGTCGCCGGTCTGGCGACTGTTTTTGGAAGCGGTTTCCCGACGAATACCTTAGATGACATAGATGAAGCAGAAGTTTTATTGCTTATGGGATCAAATACGACCGAGGCACACCCGATTATTGGCAATCGAATAAAAAAGGCTGCCAAGAATGGCCTGAAAGTGGTGGTAATAGACCCTAGAAGGATTGATATGGTCAAGTCCGCCCATAAGCATCTGCAGATTAATGTAGGTACAGACATAGCATTGATCAATGCAATGATTCGAGTCATCATAACAGAGAAATTATATGACGATGGATTCATCGGCAGAAACACTGCTGATTTTGAAGCCTTGCTTACAAAGGTTGAACGTTATACCCCTGAATATTCAGCAAAAATCACTGGTCTCACCGCCGAAGATATCATCGAGGTGGCAAGGCTGTATGCAGCCTCAAACCGTTCAATGATCGCCTACACACTTGGGATCACCGAGCATCATTGCGGGGTAAACAATGTGTTTGATATCGCGAATCTCGCCCTGCTCACTGGTCATATTGGAAAGCAAGGATCAGGCATCATGCCTTTGAGAGGACAAAATAACGTCCAGGGTGCGGGAGATATGGGTTGCTTGCCTAACCAGCTGGCTGGTGCAGTCAGTTTGCTGGATGAAAAATACCGTTTGCGGTTCGAAAACGCATGGAATAGGCAAATCAGCCGAAAAGTTGGAGATACCCAAACCAGGACCTTAGATAAAATTGTAACAGGAGAGATCAAAGCATTATACTGCATTGGAGAAAATCCACTAGTCGCAGACGTTCACATGAACCATACCAGAAGCTTATTGGAGAATCTAGATTTATTAATCGTCCAGGATATATTTATGACAGAAACGGCTGAAATGGCTGATGTAGTCCTGCCAGCCAAATCATGGGGAGAGGTAGACGGTACTTATACGAATACAGATCGGAGGATACAGCGAGTCCGAACCGCTGTTGGGGCACAGCCAGGGGTGAAAGAAGATTGGGAAATTCTTTGCGAGCTTTCATCAAGGATGGGCTATGAAATGAAGTACAGCTCCAGCGAAGAAATATGGAATGAAGTGCGCGAACTTGCCTGGGAGATGTATGGAGGAATCTCATACGAACGTCTGGAGAAGGAATACGGAATCCACTATCCTTGCCCAGACGAAAATCATCCTGGCACGAAAATCCTTCATGAGCGATTTCATGTGGATAAGGAAAATAAGCAGCCATCCAGCTTTGTGCCAGTTGAATTCACACCGCCGCTTGAACTTCCTGATGAGAAATATCCTTTCACCCTGACAACCGGCAGACGATATGAATCATATAATACACACACACAGACTCGGCATTATGCACCAGGAGTCAAAATAAAACAAATGGAAGAAACATTGGACATTCATCCTGAGGATGCCTCGCGTATGAATATTAACGATGGAGAACTTGTGAGGGTAAGTTCACGCAGGGGAACACTCGATGTAAAGGTTAAAATAACTGAACAAGTTGTTCCAGGGCTTGTTTTCATGAGCTTTCACTGGTCAGAGGTTCCAACAAATGTCCTTACATTAAATGAATATGACCCTATCTCTGGTACAGCGGAATTCAAGGCATGTGCAGTGAAGATCGAAAAAATTGCCTAA
- a CDS encoding PAS domain S-box protein: MDNLELSFNPILLLVAILLTIMSSYTALDLFSLIKSSDRNKRFLFLGGTFSLGIGIWVMNFFGMLALNLNGNISYRIPITVLSIILVISFTAIAFYTMTGKTVNKGNLLVGSLFMLLAVIVVHILGMYSMRLDFTYQPAILMIGLALVFASFYFSFWMLFFSKNFTQGDHGWIKPLSALFVTAAIVEGHFLLTRASMIDLSNGLVKQNGIPESLISYLIAFISIVILAGLIGSSALISKRLAVTDTNLKDITDALNISAIVAITDPKGNITYVNDKFIEISGYSEAELLGQNHSILNSGLHSKDFFKGIWRTIGSGKVWKGEIRNKAKDGSYYWVDTTIVPFLNSKGKPYQYVSIRSDITQRKQAEASLRETLKEVSDINFALDQSSIVAFTDEKGIIKNVNDKFCEISKYSREELIGNDHSILNSGLHSKEFFKNLWKTIGSGQVWKGEIRNRAKDGSFYWVDTTIVPFLNENGKPYQYLAIRNDITEKKKSEEMLHRQDKLAAVGQLAAGVAHEIRNPLTSMKGYAEFLQLDETDPQRQEFIEIILDEIDRVNNIVEEFMVLAKPKAVELEEKNIIPIVQNVVAMLKFEARKRNVKLEFEAPDEIIQIECDENRLKQVFLNFIKNGIEAMPDGGDLKVKTEIQDGNVLISIKDTGVGIPPETLKKIGEPFYTTKKNGNGLGLMVSFKIIESHNGKVYIESEQNKGTTFKIMLPAKIA; the protein is encoded by the coding sequence ATGGATAATCTAGAATTATCCTTCAATCCAATATTATTGCTGGTTGCTATTTTATTGACGATCATGTCATCGTATACAGCACTGGACTTATTCAGTTTAATTAAATCTTCGGACCGAAATAAAAGATTTTTGTTTCTGGGCGGAACTTTTTCCCTTGGAATAGGAATTTGGGTGATGAATTTCTTTGGGATGCTTGCACTGAATCTCAATGGCAATATTTCTTACCGTATTCCTATTACTGTCCTATCAATAATCCTGGTTATTTCATTTACAGCGATTGCTTTCTACACAATGACTGGAAAAACAGTTAATAAGGGGAATTTGCTGGTAGGCAGTTTATTCATGTTGCTGGCTGTTATAGTGGTCCATATTCTGGGAATGTATTCAATGCGGTTAGATTTTACTTATCAGCCAGCGATTCTCATGATTGGGCTTGCACTTGTTTTTGCTTCATTTTACTTTTCCTTCTGGATGCTTTTCTTTTCCAAAAATTTTACTCAGGGTGACCATGGATGGATTAAACCCTTAAGTGCTCTCTTCGTAACTGCTGCAATTGTTGAAGGTCATTTTCTTTTAACGCGGGCTTCAATGATTGATTTAAGTAATGGCTTAGTTAAACAAAATGGTATACCTGAATCTTTGATCAGTTACTTGATTGCTTTTATTTCTATAGTGATTCTTGCTGGTTTGATAGGATCAAGTGCGCTGATCAGCAAAAGGCTTGCGGTTACTGATACCAATTTAAAAGATATTACAGACGCACTCAATATATCAGCCATTGTAGCGATTACGGATCCAAAAGGGAATATCACGTATGTAAATGACAAGTTTATTGAGATTTCCGGTTATAGTGAAGCCGAATTATTGGGCCAAAATCACTCAATTTTAAATTCAGGACTTCATTCTAAGGATTTTTTCAAAGGCATATGGAGGACAATTGGGTCGGGAAAAGTATGGAAGGGAGAAATCCGAAATAAGGCGAAGGATGGTTCTTATTACTGGGTTGATACGACGATAGTTCCCTTCTTGAACAGTAAAGGAAAACCTTATCAATATGTCTCGATTCGTTCCGACATAACTCAGAGAAAGCAGGCAGAGGCCAGCCTGAGGGAAACGCTTAAGGAAGTCAGTGATATTAATTTTGCCCTTGATCAGTCCTCAATAGTTGCTTTTACTGATGAGAAAGGCATCATTAAAAATGTTAATGATAAGTTTTGTGAAATCTCTAAGTATAGCAGAGAAGAATTGATTGGAAATGATCACAGCATTTTGAATTCTGGATTGCATTCAAAAGAGTTCTTTAAGAACCTATGGAAAACGATTGGCTCAGGGCAGGTATGGAAAGGGGAAATCCGTAATAGAGCGAAGGATGGCTCCTTTTACTGGGTTGACACGACGATTGTCCCTTTTTTGAATGAAAATGGGAAGCCGTATCAGTACCTTGCCATCCGTAATGACATTACCGAGAAGAAAAAATCGGAAGAAATGCTTCACCGCCAGGATAAGCTTGCAGCTGTAGGACAGCTTGCGGCAGGTGTGGCCCATGAAATCAGAAATCCTCTTACGAGCATGAAAGGATATGCTGAATTCTTGCAGTTGGATGAAACCGATCCACAGCGTCAGGAGTTTATCGAAATCATCCTGGATGAAATTGATCGGGTAAATAACATTGTAGAAGAGTTCATGGTTCTTGCCAAACCGAAGGCTGTCGAACTCGAGGAAAAGAACATCATCCCGATTGTTCAAAACGTTGTTGCAATGCTTAAATTTGAAGCTAGAAAGAGAAATGTCAAACTGGAATTTGAAGCGCCTGATGAAATCATCCAGATTGAATGTGATGAAAACAGGCTTAAACAAGTCTTTCTGAATTTCATTAAGAATGGCATAGAGGCAATGCCTGATGGTGGAGATTTAAAAGTTAAAACAGAAATCCAGGATGGTAATGTCCTCATTTCCATAAAGGATACAGGTGTAGGAATCCCTCCAGAGACACTTAAGAAAATTGGGGAACCTTTCTATACCACAAAGAAAAACGGCAATGGTCTTGGTCTTATGGTCAGCTTTAAAATCATCGAGAGCCATAATGGCAAGGTGTATATTGAAAGTGAGCAGAATAAAGGAACAACGTTCAAGATTATGCTACCAGCAAAAATTGCATAA
- the yhfH gene encoding protein YhfH has protein sequence MMMSPVEFFRNLPKKVCPECGEGMHEQAESYLMECDRCLSKKEE, from the coding sequence ATAATGATGAGTCCGGTTGAGTTTTTTCGCAATTTGCCTAAGAAGGTTTGCCCAGAATGTGGGGAAGGAATGCACGAGCAAGCAGAATCCTACCTGATGGAATGTGATCGCTGCTTATCCAAAAAAGAGGAATAG
- a CDS encoding transcriptional regulator SplA domain-containing protein, with amino-acid sequence MDLIDPKNLKTGDEVYVIYRNPHVPSVANIKAGEIVQHPKDPKALALFLNETFHVIEDDDALFATQAAAEKASSQALNPYDAW; translated from the coding sequence TTGGATTTGATTGATCCAAAAAATTTAAAAACAGGCGATGAAGTATATGTTATTTATCGGAACCCTCATGTACCTTCTGTTGCGAATATCAAGGCTGGGGAAATTGTTCAGCATCCCAAAGATCCCAAAGCACTGGCTCTTTTCTTGAACGAAACATTTCATGTTATAGAGGATGATGATGCTCTCTTCGCTACACAGGCTGCAGCGGAAAAAGCCAGTTCTCAGGCACTGAATCCCTATGATGCCTGGTAA
- a CDS encoding YozQ family protein, translating into MAKDKNKDAGIAGRMYDTSDYQKKDELSNGLAMTHEQASDSYVEGEVGGLIERSSGGDEELNRRGYQ; encoded by the coding sequence GTGGCAAAAGATAAAAATAAGGATGCAGGAATAGCCGGGAGAATGTATGATACATCGGACTATCAAAAGAAAGATGAACTTTCAAACGGACTTGCAATGACCCACGAACAAGCCAGTGATAGCTATGTGGAGGGCGAAGTAGGCGGTTTAATAGAACGCTCTTCCGGTGGAGACGAAGAGTTGAACAGAAGGGGCTACCAGTAA